In Carassius gibelio isolate Cgi1373 ecotype wild population from Czech Republic chromosome B2, carGib1.2-hapl.c, whole genome shotgun sequence, a single genomic region encodes these proteins:
- the LOC127951703 gene encoding eotaxin-like: protein MLIFTACVFGVIFGSLCVYTDGRPVSCCFKVGLRKLPFDKVLNYRILTKPLCPITAVVIQTVSGKRLCFDPNSKWTKRVMWKVDEAKKRTREQDPVPAEGASTEGSRQRAEPVTATELPLNSQWNIVKARQKSKS, encoded by the exons ATGCTGATTTTCACGGCTTGTGTTTTTGGGGTCATTTTCGGGTCCCTCTGTGTGTATACCg ATGGACGTCCAGTGAGCTGTTGCTTCAAAGTAGGACTCAGGAAACTGCCTTTTGACAAAGTGTTGAACTACAGAATACTAACTAAACCACTGTGTCCTATAACAGCAGTTGT GATCCAgacagtatctgggaaaagactcTGTTTTGATCCTAACAGTAAATGGACAAAGAGAGTCATGTGGAAGGTGGATGAAGCAAAGAAGAGGACCAGAGAGCAGGATCCTGTACCTGCAGAAGGAGCGTCAACGGAGGGGAGCAGACAAAGGGCAGAACCAGTAACAGCAACAGAGTTGCCACTAAATAGCCAGTGGAACATAGTAAAAGCAAGACAGAAGAGTAAAAGTTAA